One genomic segment of Lysobacter sp. 5GHs7-4 includes these proteins:
- a CDS encoding dihydrolipoyllysine-residue acetyltransferase — translation MAELKEARVPDIGDYDGVPVIELLVAVGDTVQQDQGLVTLESDKATMEVPAPFAGIVRELKVKIGDNLAEGSVVALIEPAEAAAPAQAEAPKAEAPAAAPAPAAPAPAAPAAPAAPAAAAPAAAAAPVALAGATAGSDPEAMPPRTPPVAFTADELLPDKVPYASPAVRLFARELGVDLARVAGSARGGRISKEDVQSFVKGVMQGGGGTPAAAGAAPALGAGLNLLPWPKVDFSKFGETETKPLSRIQKLSGANLARNWAMIPHVTQHDDADITDLEALRVALNKENEKAGIKLTMLAFLMKASVAALQKFPTFNASLDASGENLTLKKYFHIGFAADTPNGLVVPVVRDCDQKGVLQIARETGELAAKAREGKLGPADMSGGCFSISSLGGIGGTAFTPIVNAPEVAILGVSKSATKPVWDGKQFAPRLVLPLSLSYDHRVIDGAAAARFTAYLAQLLADMRRVLL, via the coding sequence ATGGCTGAGCTGAAGGAAGCACGCGTCCCCGACATCGGCGACTACGACGGCGTCCCCGTCATCGAACTGCTGGTCGCGGTCGGCGACACGGTGCAGCAGGACCAGGGACTGGTCACGCTGGAATCCGACAAGGCGACCATGGAAGTCCCGGCGCCGTTCGCCGGCATCGTGCGCGAGCTCAAGGTCAAGATCGGCGACAACCTGGCCGAAGGCAGCGTGGTGGCCCTGATCGAACCGGCCGAAGCCGCCGCGCCCGCGCAGGCCGAAGCGCCTAAGGCCGAGGCGCCCGCCGCCGCGCCCGCCCCGGCAGCGCCCGCGCCTGCCGCGCCGGCGGCACCCGCCGCGCCCGCCGCGGCAGCGCCGGCCGCCGCCGCGGCCCCGGTCGCCCTGGCCGGCGCCACCGCCGGCAGCGATCCCGAAGCGATGCCGCCGCGCACCCCGCCGGTCGCCTTCACCGCCGACGAGCTGCTGCCCGACAAGGTGCCCTACGCCAGCCCGGCCGTGCGCCTGTTCGCGCGCGAGCTCGGCGTGGACCTGGCGCGCGTCGCCGGCAGCGCCCGCGGCGGCCGCATCTCCAAGGAAGACGTGCAGTCCTTCGTCAAGGGCGTGATGCAGGGCGGTGGCGGCACGCCGGCCGCGGCCGGCGCCGCGCCCGCGCTGGGCGCCGGCCTCAACCTGCTGCCCTGGCCCAAGGTCGACTTCAGCAAGTTCGGCGAAACCGAAACCAAGCCGCTGTCGCGCATCCAGAAGCTGTCCGGCGCCAACCTGGCGCGCAACTGGGCGATGATCCCGCACGTCACCCAGCACGACGACGCCGACATCACCGACCTGGAAGCGCTGCGCGTGGCGCTCAACAAGGAAAACGAAAAGGCCGGCATCAAGCTGACCATGCTCGCGTTCCTGATGAAGGCCAGCGTCGCCGCGCTGCAGAAATTCCCCACCTTCAACGCCTCGCTCGACGCCTCGGGCGAGAACCTCACGTTGAAGAAGTACTTCCACATCGGCTTCGCCGCCGACACCCCGAACGGCCTGGTCGTGCCGGTGGTGCGCGACTGCGACCAGAAGGGCGTGCTGCAGATCGCGCGCGAGACCGGCGAACTGGCCGCCAAAGCGCGCGAAGGCAAGCTCGGTCCGGCCGACATGAGCGGCGGCTGCTTCTCGATCAGCTCGCTGGGCGGTATCGGCGGCACCGCGTTCACCCCGATCGTCAACGCGCCGGAAGTCGCGATCCTGGGCGTGTCGAAGTCGGCGACCAAGCCGGTCTGGGACGGCAAGCAGTTCGCGCCGCGCCTGGTGCTGCCGCTGTCGCTGTCCTACGACCACCGCGTCATCGACGGCGCCGCCGCCGCGCGCTTCACCGCGTATCTGGCCCAGCTGCTGGCCGATATGCGGCGCGTGCTGCTGTAA